The nucleotide window CTTGGAAACTCGGCGGTCAACCAGCAATTTCAAACGGTTGGGCTTGACCTCGATGATCTCGTAGGTGGACGACAGCGGGATTCGCGAGGTCTCGATCTCCATGACCTGCTCGCCGATCTTGAGCTTGGCCACGTCAAACGGATAGGTCAGGTTCTGGGAGGACAGGTTGCCGACCAGCCCCTTGGGGCCGCGCAGCCGGACCTGGATCTTGTCCACCAGGCCGTCCTCGATGATCAGCCCTTCGGGCGGATTGGTCATGACCACGGGCATGTCCACCCAGGTCTCGACCACTTCCCGGCCCGTCACCAGAAACCAGGTGAACACGGCCAGGGCTATGGAAAGAAGTACTGTCTGCCAATTTTTCATGTCACCGCCCCAGAGCGTTCTTGAGCACGCGGCGCAACCGTGTTTCGTCCAGGCTGGTGGTCAGCCTTCCGTTCATCGCCACCGACACCTCGCCCCGCTCCTCGGAGACGACGATAGTGATGGCGTCCGCCCCTTCGCTGATGCCCAGCGCGGCCCGATGCCGGGTGCCGTACATGGGCTGGCCCTTGAGCTTGCTGGACAAGGGCAGAATACATGCCGCAGCCACGATGCGGTCGCGCCGGATGATGACCGCGCCGTCGTGCAGCGGCGTCTCGGTCACGAAAATCGTTTCCAGAAGCTCGGTGTTGACCTTGGCGTCCAGCTCGATGCCACGCTCGATGATGTCCCCCAGCGGCATGTTCTTCTCGATGACGATGATCGCCCCTGTGGACGAGTGGGACATGCTCATGACCGCCTTGGTCAGCTGGTCCAGGGTATCGTCGCGGACCTGGGACTTGGTCCAGAACCGCTTGGTGCCGACCGAGGCCAGGGCCTTGCGGATATCTGTCTTGAACAGGATGACGACCACCAGGAAGATGGACGTCAGGAACTCCCCGAGCAGGGCGTTGAGCGTGTAGAGGTTGAACTGGTCGGCGAAGTAGTAGACCACCAGCACGATCACCAGGCCGTACAGGACGGCGGCGGCGCGGGTGCCCCGAACAAGCACGATCAGGTTGTAATAGATAAAGGCCACCAGCCCGATGTCGAGCAGGACCCGCCAAGTGATCTGAATACCGAAAAGCTCAAACATATCTTTAACTACGCCATTTCCCGAGCTATGGTCAACGTCTGCGTGGCAAGTTCCACCTCATGGACCCGGTGGACGGCGACGCCGCGTGTGGCCAGGATGGCCGTGGCCGCCTGAGTGGCGTTCTGCCGCTCGCCGACTTCAAGGCCGAGCAGCCCCTGCCAGAGGGACTTGTTGGACAATCCCATGTACAACGGCAACCCCAGGGCCTTGAATCGTTCTATCTCCCGCAGGATGGTCAGGTTGTGGGCGAGCAGCTTGCCGAAACCGATGCCCGGGTCCAGGACGATGCGGTCCTCGGGCAGCCCTGCCCCGGCGAGCTTGTCCAGCCGCTCCTCGAAAAAGGCCATGATCTCGCCGACCACGTCATCATAGCGCGGCTCGTCCTGCATGTCCTCCGGCCTGCCCAGTGAATGCATGAGCACGTAGCCCGGCTTGTACTGTCCGATGACGTCCAGTAGTTCCGGCTCGAACCGGAAGGCGGACACGTCGTTGAGGATGACGGCCCCGGCGTCCATGGCCTCGGCGGCGACCCGCGCCTTGTAGGTGTCCACGGATACCACCGCGCCGAGGTCGTTTTCGGCCAGCCCCCGGATGACGGGGATGACGCGGCGCAGCTCCTCCTCCTCGCTCACGGAATCGGCGTACGGGCGGGTGGACTCCCCGCCCACGTCCAGGATGTGCGCGCCCTGCCGGGCCAATTCGAGCCCGTGGGCCGTACCCGATTCGGCGTCGCCATGCGCGCCGCCGTCGTAGAAGGAGTCCGGGGTCACGTTGACCACTCCGGCAATGAAAAAGGGGGCCGGTCCCAAGACCCTGCCCCCTTTCACTATCCATTTCGTATCTATCATGGTCGACAAGGGTCGGTTACTGGATCTTGCTGCCGCCGCCGTCTCCATCCGGGTCGGCATCGTCTCCGTCTTCGAGGATAAAGTCATCCTCCCTGCCTCCGGACTCGCTGACCGGGGTATAGCCCGGACCGGTGGCCTTGCCTTCCGCGTCGTAGCCGGAAGGGGTCTGGCCCGAAGTGCCGGAACCGGAATTGCCGTTGCCGTTGGCGGGCTCCATGGGCGGCAGTTCCTTGCCTTCCATGAGCAGGTCGATGTCATGGCCGGTGATGGTCTCGCGGTCGAGCAGGGCCAGGGAAATGGCTTCCAGGACCTCCCGGTTCTCCTTGAGCAGATCGGTGGCCTTCTGGTGAGCCTCGTCCACGAACCGCCGGACTTCGGCATCGATGAGCTTGGCGGTCTCCTCACCGTAATTCTTGTCGTGGATGAGTTCCTTGCCCAGGAAGACCTGTCCCTGGTTGTCGCCGAAACTCATGGGTCCGAGCTTGTCGGACATGCCCCACATGCAGACCATGTTTCGCGCGGTCTTGGTAGCCCGCTCGATGTCATTGGATGCGCCGGTGGTCAGCTGGTCGAGCACCAGTTCCTCGGCCACCCGACCGCCCATGAGCACGACCATGGTGTTCTGCAGGAACTCCTTGGAATAATTGTGACGGTCCTCGCCGGGCAGCTGCATGGTCACGCCGAGAGCCTGGCCGCGGGGGATGATGGAGACCTTGTGCACCGGATCGGTGCCGGGCAGGAGCTTGGCCACCAGGGCGTGTCCCGCCTCGTGGTAGGCCGTGGTCTTCTTCTCCTCGTCGGAGAGGATCATGGACCGCCGCTCGCGACCGCCCATCATGACCTTGTCCTTGGCCTCCTCGAAATCGTCCATGTCCACACGGTCCTTGCCCAACTTGGCAGCGCCGAGCGCCGCCTCGTTGACCAGGTTTTCCAGGTCGGCACCGGAAAAACCGGGGGTGCCGCGGGCGATGACTTCCAGGTTCACGGTCGGGGACAACGGAGTCCTGCGGGAGTGCACCTTGAGGATGCGTTCGCGTCCGCGCAGGTCCGGGACCGGGACCACCACCTGCCGGTCGAAGCGACCGGGCCTGAGCAGGGCCGGGTCGAGCACGTCCGGGCGGTTGGTGGCCGCCACCAGGATGACGCCCTCGTTGGACTCGAAACCGTCCATCTCGACCAGCAGCTGGTTGAGCGTCTGTTCACGCTCGTCATGGCCGCCGCCGAGACCGGCTCCCCGCTGACGGCCCACGGCGTCGATTTCGTCGATGAAAATCAGGCAGGGCGCGTTCTTCTTGCCCTGGGCAAAGAGATCGCGCACGCGGGATGCGCCCACGCCCACGAACATCTCCACGAAGTCGGAACCGGAGATGGAAAAGAACGGGACGCCGGCCTCACCGGCCACGGCGCGGGCCAGCAGGGTCTTACCCGTGCCCGGGCTGCCCACCAGGAGCACACCCTTGGGGATGCGCCCGCCCAGACGGGTGAACCTGCGCGGCTCGCGCAAGAAGTCCACGATCTCGGAAAGCTCTTCCTTGGCCTCGTCCACGCCGGCCACGTCCTCGAAGGTGACCTTGGTGGTCTCCTCGTTGATCAGGCGCGCCTTGGAGCGACCGAAGCTCATGGCCCCTCTTCCGCCGGAGCCGCCGCCCTGCATCTGGCGCATGAAGAATATCCAGACGCCGATGAGCAGCAGCATGGGGAACCAGGACAGGAGCAGGGTCAGGTACCAGGGGGATTCCTCCGGCGGCTCCGCATTGACCTCGACGCCCTTGGCGATGAGGGTCTCGATCATCTTGGGGTCTTCCGGGGCATAG belongs to Pseudodesulfovibrio portus and includes:
- the cdaA gene encoding diadenylate cyclase CdaA, with translation MFELFGIQITWRVLLDIGLVAFIYYNLIVLVRGTRAAAVLYGLVIVLVVYYFADQFNLYTLNALLGEFLTSIFLVVVILFKTDIRKALASVGTKRFWTKSQVRDDTLDQLTKAVMSMSHSSTGAIIVIEKNMPLGDIIERGIELDAKVNTELLETIFVTETPLHDGAVIIRRDRIVAAACILPLSSKLKGQPMYGTRHRAALGISEGADAITIVVSEERGEVSVAMNGRLTTSLDETRLRRVLKNALGR
- the folP gene encoding dihydropteroate synthase, whose translation is MIDTKWIVKGGRVLGPAPFFIAGVVNVTPDSFYDGGAHGDAESGTAHGLELARQGAHILDVGGESTRPYADSVSEEEELRRVIPVIRGLAENDLGAVVSVDTYKARVAAEAMDAGAVILNDVSAFRFEPELLDVIGQYKPGYVLMHSLGRPEDMQDEPRYDDVVGEIMAFFEERLDKLAGAGLPEDRIVLDPGIGFGKLLAHNLTILREIERFKALGLPLYMGLSNKSLWQGLLGLEVGERQNATQAATAILATRGVAVHRVHEVELATQTLTIAREMA
- the ftsH gene encoding ATP-dependent zinc metalloprotease FtsH yields the protein MNNHMKNLVIWAIIFVLMVVLFNLFNQPPVPKDTPSYSQFLAMVDSGVVAEVKIQGSRISGMKSSGEPFQTYAPEDPKMIETLIAKGVEVNAEPPEESPWYLTLLLSWFPMLLLIGVWIFFMRQMQGGGSGGRGAMSFGRSKARLINEETTKVTFEDVAGVDEAKEELSEIVDFLREPRRFTRLGGRIPKGVLLVGSPGTGKTLLARAVAGEAGVPFFSISGSDFVEMFVGVGASRVRDLFAQGKKNAPCLIFIDEIDAVGRQRGAGLGGGHDEREQTLNQLLVEMDGFESNEGVILVAATNRPDVLDPALLRPGRFDRQVVVPVPDLRGRERILKVHSRRTPLSPTVNLEVIARGTPGFSGADLENLVNEAALGAAKLGKDRVDMDDFEEAKDKVMMGGRERRSMILSDEEKKTTAYHEAGHALVAKLLPGTDPVHKVSIIPRGQALGVTMQLPGEDRHNYSKEFLQNTMVVLMGGRVAEELVLDQLTTGASNDIERATKTARNMVCMWGMSDKLGPMSFGDNQGQVFLGKELIHDKNYGEETAKLIDAEVRRFVDEAHQKATDLLKENREVLEAISLALLDRETITGHDIDLLMEGKELPPMEPANGNGNSGSGTSGQTPSGYDAEGKATGPGYTPVSESGGREDDFILEDGDDADPDGDGGGSKIQ